In Rhea pennata isolate bPtePen1 chromosome 13, bPtePen1.pri, whole genome shotgun sequence, the DNA window TCACATCCTGCTTGGCTTGTGGAGTGTTTCCCTTCCACTGGGGGCTGGATCCGGTAAAGTTTTCATCCAGATCTGGCCGTGGGTGGAGGTGCTGGCACTGCGTTTCTCCTGGGGGGAATTGCACACATTGCATGGGTGAAGCTCTTGTATGGGTGCAGATGCAGCTGGCTGGGCCAGCAGTGGGAAGGATATTCTGGCAGTGTAGTGCTGAGGGGCCAGGCAGTAGCACTTGCGTGTTTCCAAGAACAGGAACAGATggaggagatgaaaaaaaaagagaatcacTTGGAAAAGGAGATGGCAGACATGCTGCTCCAGAACAAGCAACTGACGGACCACCTGCAGCGGGCCCAGGAGCAGGTGTCTGAGCTGCAGAAGAAGGTGGCCCACTATGAGAAGGACAAGGAGGCTCTGACGGTGAGTCGCTTGTCCTGCTGAGcctctttctgtccttttccaAGCCATCCTGGCTGTTTTCTGGAGCAGAGTTGCTCAGCAGTGACCTCTGCTGCTCAGCTCAGCTGCTTGGCCAGACTGCCAAGCGAATTCCTCTGAGTCTCTTTCAACTTAGCTGGTTGTTTACATCTCACATGAGACTCCCAGGACTCTGGCTCTGGTGAGGAGAGGGGGAGGTTagctcctgctgcaggaagGGGGAGATGGTACCGGTGCTGCCACGCTGCTTCTCCCCAACATGTCTTCACTCCGTCACTGTCCTCCCTTGCTGGAACACACCTCACACCTTCCAGAGAAGTTTGTGCTCCTTAATTGCCCCTTCCCATCTACAGAACACAAAGGCCCATCTGAAAGTCACCCAGAAGGAACTGAAAGATCTTCAGTGGGAACATGAAGTGCTGGAACAGAGGTTCAGTAAGGTGAGAGCTGCAGGTGGGCCTAGACAGCTTCTTACCTTCCCCAAACCCTCTCTTCTTTGCAGAAGGCTGGGCACAGTGACAGCAGAGGCTGCCCAGGCCGTGCTTAGCTAAGGGCTTTCTGAAGATCTGATGCGGAGTTGAGCATTAGCTGCTGTATACAACAAAGCTTCTTGCAGCTTTGGCATCTCCCGTGCTCACAGATAGGCCTGGCCTTGTGCTTGGCTAAACGATAGTGCACGCTCCAGTACTCCCCTCCTGGCCTGCGGATGACTGGCTGCAGCACAGGGTCAGGAGCAGAACCATGTGCACAGGCTTCTGCTACAGTAGGGAGGAGCTGGGGACAGTCCAGTGACAAATGGAGCCCCGTTCTCTGCTAGAGCTCACTCCTTTGTTCTGTCAGAGCTTGTTGGTTGCTTGCTATGCAGGGGCTGCTCAGGATGAGTTCGTCTTCAAGGCATAGTCTGTTGACAGAGTTCTCCCAGACTCAGCCTCTCCCTCCCAGCTAACCCAGATAAATCTACTGAGGCAGAATAGAGCTCATTTGCAATTCGTAAAAATCCCCAGGAATATGAACATTTGATCTGAGGCCTCGTTAACATTCCATCATTAAGGCAGCAACATATTCAGTGCATTCAGAAATAGGCTTTGGAGGAAAGATCCTAATTAGGACACTTATTAACTAGCTGTGAGCCAGAGTCTCCTGCCAGTCCTACCAGCTgccaggaggagaggagaaaccCCTGTGTGCTCTGGGCTTCTCTCTCTGAGGTATAAAATAGTGCTTCAGACGGAGCCCTGTGAGGAGCTGCTGTGACCATCATGACTGGCCTGCTCATAGCTGTCCTCAGGAGCCTGCAGCACTATCAGTGTGAGAGCATATCATTTGAAAAGACTTCCCTGAGTGACTCCCAGGCAGGGAACTCATAGCTTAGCAAGCCTGTcactgctgccctgctgccagaGAGGATCCAGATGTGACCTGGATTGTTGGGCTTGTGGGCTCTGCGTGTCACTGCAGTGCTGTGCACCTAAAGTAAGGGCTGCTGGTCCTGCTGCCAGTTAGGACCACCACCGCTGGGAGGGTGGAGATGACTGCTTGCTTCCCTGCAGGGCCTCGAAGGTGAGAGAGTCTTCACAGACAGCCAAGAGTCCTTTTGGAGGAGAGGTAGCTGGGCTGGCACAGAGCCCTGAGGGAAAGAGCTTGggtgcagagcagctggagtGTAGGGGATGAGAGGGGAAACTTGAACAGCAGAGCTTGCACTGGGGTGAGTTCTGCTGTTTGGGCCAGCTGATGAGTTTCTGCTGTTACAGGGCGTCCAGTGCCTGGAGAGTGAAGGAGGTAGAAGTGCAGGTGCTGAGGGGGTGCCAGCCACAGAGGGAAGCTGCACTCTGCACCTGTGTCCCCCAGTGTGCAGGTGCCATGGACAGTGGCCTGGCTTTCAGTGGAGCAGGCAGGGCCAAGCTGCTGAACCTgactgctccctgccctgggTGGCTGCCAGCAAAGTGGTCTTGATGGCATTGTGGATGTGTGTTGTGTCTGGGAGCAGGTGCAGGCAGAGCGAGATGAGCTCTATCAGAAGTTCACCAAAGCTATTAATGAGGTGCAGCAGAAGACTGGCTTCAAGAACCTCCTCCTGGAGCGCAAGCTGAAGGGACTCTTCAACATCCTGGAGAAGAGGGAGGTGGAGCTCAACGAAGTCCTCTCGGCCTCCAACCTCGACCCGAGCGCCCTCTCCTTGGTCTCACGCAAGCTGGAGGTACTATTTGCTGTCATAGGGCCCTGCAAaagctgcacacacacatacacacacacacacatacagcaGGGCTGGTTCTGTGGGGAGCAGAGGCTGCTCTGGGCCATAGCCTGGGATAAACGCAGACCTCGGAATGTGTGAGCATGGCTGCGGCCTGAGGTGCCTGCATCTGGGCTTTCAGGGTCTGTCCTAAGCCAGCCAGGTCCCCATCCTCCCCGCACTGCGGATATCTGGCTGTGAGTCCGCGGAACTGAGATGCCGCAGTGAACACCTCAGCCTGCTCCCTTGTCGGATGTGCCATATGAAGGGCAGGGCTCTGCCCATCATGTCTGTTCCCAGCGCACCCAGGACCCAGTCTGTGCATGGTGCTGGAGGGCACACTGGCTCTCCCTCGAGAGCAGAGCATGTGAGTGTAGGAGTCTGGCTCTGATCAGACTCACGTGGGGCCTGTTTCTAGGAGAATGGCCCCAGGCTGAGCAATGCTCACCAGGTCTCGGTGGAGGTGGCACTCAAACGTGGGCTGTTGGGTCAAGTTTCATAAGGTGGGTAGGCTGCGGTGAGCACTGAGCCTAGGTGCTCTGTGCACTTGCGGAGTTGCAGCTGGTGAACTTCACCAGCACTCATCTCTTGGTCTCACTGGCTACAGAGGCACTGTAGACCAGTTCCCAGAGGCTCTTCAATGTCTGGCACGCTAAAAATACTTATGCAGAAAGCCTCTGGTGTGGCAACGAAGGCTCAGAGTCCCAcattcctgcagcagcagtaaCTGGAGAAGCAGCACTTGCTTCGTATCAGCTTGAGACGCAAGGGATTTGTGTTCCATGCTTAGCTCAGCCACTGGCTCTCTGGTGCCTTCCTGCTTGTCCCACGCTGGTGCACCCGTTCCAGGTGCCCTCTGTGGTGGAGTGCCAGTGAAGCTTGTGGATATCCTTGTGCCAGGGTGCTCTGGGACAACCAGGCCAGGTAGCCCAAGGCAACCTCTTCTTAGGACAGTGCAGCGGATGTGTCACCTAGTGGGTGAGTGACAGGTGCCACAGCAGGAGATTGGAAAACACATTCCTGGGAAGGCGACAAGGCGTCAATCTTGCCCACAGCTGCTAGAGTCCCTGAATTCTTTCGCTCAGCTGCCTCTGGCGGCTGGCGTCTTCTCAGGCAGACTCTGTCCCTGTAATTCCCCAGTGTCGCGACGTCAGGGAGGTGCTGCCGAGAGCAGGTGCTGCCATCCATCCGTCCTCCTTGAAGCCAGGCAGATGATGTAATGCAATGCTGGCACTTCTGGTGCAGGGAGGAGCATGGGGTGGAAGATGGGGCCTGCTTCTCTGGAAACTATTGGTCAGTGCCACTGTGCTCCAAGGACCCTTATTTTTAACCTGCAAGGTCCCTGTCTCTTGCCTCTGCCTGGGGCTCGCTGTCCCTGGCAGCACTTGCTCAGGGCAGGACAGGCTGATGGATGCCTCCCAGGGAGGAGGACCATGCCGTGAGCTGTGGCATGTGAGCCAGGTCACAGTGCCAGCCTGAACACTGCACTGCTCCATGAGCTTCGactgctcagctctgtgctggctgtgctctcaATGCCGATCCTAATGCGCTGTCTCCCTTCGCAGGACGTGCTCGATTCCAAGAACAACACCATCAAGGACCTGCAGTTTGAGCTGGCACGAGTCTGCAAGGTGAGAGAagggggctggggctgccttGTCCTGCCAGATCAGGGCTGGGACCTGTCCGATACTTACTGTGTTTTGGGGGAGTGAAAACAAGACCTTCTGCTCCAGGCGttgcagggagggaagggaacTTGCAGCAGGTCAGCTAAGCAGCTTCATGCCCGCCTTTTTGACAGCTCAGGACACAGCCCTTGTGATcgcccaggctgcagctctcccaGTTCCCCGTTTCCCCTGTGAAGGAGGGCCTGATCCTCCTGCCACCAtgcagggggctgcagggggccTGTGCTCAGGTGGCAGTGGGGGCAAGTTGGCCTGGATCTGGGCTTTGGGGTGGCAGGCCAGAACTTGGGGCACTTCTCTTCCAGGCACACAATGACCTGCTGCAGACGTTCGAGGCCAAGCTGACAGCCTTTGGCATCCCTCTGGACAGCCTGGGCTTCAAGCCCCTGGAGATCCCTATGCTGGGGCAGACCATGGGGCAGGGCCCCGCAGGACTCGTCGCTGCGCCCACGTGACGCCAGCGAACACGTTTGTGCCTTGTCTCCGGTCAGGCTCCCCTGCACGCGTGGGAGGGCCCTGCGCTGCGAGGGGGCCCTGTGCTGGGCGGGGAGCAGGGCTGCGCTCTGCCAGTTCGTGCTCTGCACCATTAAACAGACCCCAGCAAGTCTCCTGAAGGATCTAGAGGATCGTCTTTCTCCTCCTGGGGCCAGGCCTTGGCACGGGAGCTGCCCTCTCAGCAACCTTGTGCTCCTGTGTCAGGGAGACACCAGCCAGAGGTAGCTGGCAGCTGGGTCACTGGCTCAGAGCAAGCTTGACCAAGGCCAGGGCTCGTGCCAGCCCGCGGCAGAGCCGGAGGCTGCCAGCATGCAACCCACCAGGCGCTGGGTCcctgagcagagctggagcGGGGCCTGCCTGGCCCAGGGCAGTCGAGCGATGCCGCTTGCCCTGTGTGGTCCTGGCTGcgctgctgcctgggctcccCTCCATCTCCCTCTCGAGAGAAGCCAAGCGTGTGTTAGCCTGAGGAAGGTGAGCTTGAGACTAAGTGTTGTTTGAAGTCTTTAATGGTGTCGGTCTCCTATGTCAGCGCCCTGTGTCcctccctggggctgcagctgcGTGGGGGAGGACCCGCCTTGCTCCTTAACTGCCCCGGTACGTGGTATAGGAGTAAGGGCTGATCAGCAGTGGGATGTGCAGCTTCTGGGCTGGGTCAGCGATGGTGAAGACAACCtaggggagagcagggagacAGCGCATAGGATAAAGCCCGCGCCGCAGCCTTCCTCGCTGCGGAGCTGATCTcttctgccagctctgcagggccATGGGCAGGGGGGTGGCTGCAGTGGGGAGGAGCAGTTGCTCCCTGGCACGGCTGGGCACTGGAGCCTTGGCACCCTCCCTCGTGCTTGCTCTGCTCCTCAGAGATGCCTCTGAGgctcccagagctgctgctccgGCAGAACCTGCACCCGTCTGGCAGCGGATAAAGTGCCCCCCCACCGGCACCCGCAGCAGGGGGCCGAGGCAGCACCGTCCTGGGACGAACCTCCACGTAGGGGTAGAAGCTGTTTTGCCCCAGACCCTGCCAGTACGCCGCAGTCTCAAAGTGCAGTTTGTAGGTGCTGGCCTTGGCTTGCCCCGGAGCCAGGAGGGGCAGGCAGCGCCCGTCCTCGTCCGTCACCCTGAAAGCGGAAGGAGCAGTCCCTGAGGCAGCGGCCCTGCCGCGAGCAGCCCCCGGAGCGAAGGCTGAGCAAGCGCTGCCGCCAGCAGGCAGGATTCGTGCCGGGTGCGCGGTGGGGGGCTGAGGACCACGtgcggcagccccgggggccgcAGCTGCAGGCCCTGGCCAGGCACTCCCGCAGctcccccggggccgggccaggcGCCGGTGTCTTTTGCTGCCCGTTTTGCTGCTCTTGGTCTCGCACCTCTGCGTCAGCTCCGTCCACCGCGGCTCTGGCCCTTGGAGCTGGGCCAGGCGCAGGGCAaggcctgctgctggcaggccCGTCGCGGTGTTCAGCACATGGGTGGTCACGGAGCCTTTCGGCGACTCGGACATGCCTTAGCCTGGGGCGGAGGAAAAAGAGAGGCCGGGATGTGCCCCGGCAGCGCCGTCTGCTCCCCTTCTGTGCCAGGCTGTGGTGGCCAGTGCTCAGCCCcggggaggcagcagggaggggGCTGCGTCTCCTCGgccccccacagcccctccTCCCCCGACCAACGCACAGCTCACGCGATCGATCCCCGTCGCAGCGGCAGCCAGGCTCCCCCCGCACACCTCACCGATCCCCGCGGCCACGCTGCACCCGAGGGCCAGGGCGGCAGCACCCGCgtgctccccgcgccgcggagctCACCACGTGAGTGCAGAGCCGCGCTCTCGCCCAGGCGGCACCGGGCACTGCTGCCGCCTCTGGTGCTGGCTCCCTGGCTGCGTGCTGGGGCTGCCGCCTCCCTGGGCTCCCGCTCAGCCCGGCATTCCCAGCTCCCGCCCGGCTCAGCCTGTCCCTCGTCCTGGGACCGCGGTGTCCAGTCCCGGAGGAAGCAGCCCTGTccccactgctgctgttttcccagCCTGCACTGACCCGCGGTGTCACCGCGAGTCACGTGCCCGCTGCAGACGTTAACCCTGCAGGCGCTCGGGAGCTGCCGGGCCCTTCCCTCCGGGAGCCCCAGGCTGAGCTCACCGGGGCGGCTGCCCCGGAGCTGCTGCCGGCCGTTGCTGCTGCCCGGCAGGACCGGCTGCTCCTGGAGCGGGAAGGGGCCTCGCTGCCCGCCCGGCTCCGGGTGCTGGTGGCTGGCTGAGCTGAGGACGCCGGCGAGGCGCCGGCACCGCTTACCTGCACCTCCCCTGCCCTGCTCAGACCTCAGACGGTGCCGCCACGCAGGACACCACCTCCCACCCCAGAGCTGCCGTGGGTGGGTGCCGCTAGCCTGTGCCATGGGTGCTAGTGGCCGCGGCAGAGCCGGGCGCTCCTCCCGGCACGAGGCAGGGCGGGCGTGGGCGGCTCCTGTGGGCAGcgcgccgggagccc includes these proteins:
- the LOC134146030 gene encoding 5-hydroxyisourate hydrolase-like isoform X3, whose protein sequence is MSESPKGSVTTHVLNTATGLPAAGLALRLAQLQGPEPRWTELTQRVTDEDGRCLPLLAPGQAKASTYKLHFETAAYWQGLGQNSFYPYVEVVFTIADPAQKLHIPLLISPYSYTTYRGS
- the LOC134146030 gene encoding uncharacterized protein LOC134146030 isoform X2, which codes for MAQASGTHPRQLWGGRWCPAWRHRLRSEQGRGGAGKRCRRLAGVLSSASHQHPEPGGQRGPFPLQEQPVLPGSSNGRQQLRGSRPGELSLGLPEGRARQLPSACRVNVCSGHVTRGDTAGQCRLGKQQQWGQGCFLRDWTPRSQDEGQAEPGGSWECRAEREPREAAAPARSQGASTRGGSSARCRLGESAALHSRG
- the LOC134146030 gene encoding uncharacterized protein LOC134146030 isoform X1: MAQASGTHPRQLWGGRWCPAWRHRLRSEQGRGGAGKRCRRLAGVLSSASHQHPEPGGQRGPFPLQEQPVLPGSSNGRQQLRGSRPGELSLGLPEGRARQLPSACRVNVCSGHVTRGDTAGQCRLGKQQQWGQGCFLRDWTPRSQDEGQAEPGGSWECRAEREPREAAAPARSQGASTRGGSSARCRLGESAALHSRGCLHHR
- the GAS8 gene encoding dynein regulatory complex subunit 4 isoform X7: MNKDQLEEHVVRLREELDRERQERNYFQLERDKIHTFWEITRRQLEEKKAELRNKDREMEEAEERHQVEIKVYKQKVKHLLYEHQENLTELKAEGTLSMKRAQKDHWAQEMELRKDVRSLKVELKEQELANEVVVKNMRLKQEEEITQLCSDFERQVKEIEAKYNKKMHMLRDELDLRRKTEIHEVEERKNSQINVLMKNHEKAFSDIKNYYNDVTLNNLALINTLKEQMEEMKKKENHLEKEMADMLLQNKQLTDHLQRAQEQVSELQKKVAHYEKDKEALTNTKAHLKVTQKELKDLQWEHEVLEQRFSKVQAERDELYQKFTKAINEVQQKTGFKNLLLERKLKGLFNILEKREVELNEVLSASNLDPSALSLVSRKLEDVLDSKNNTIKDLQFELARVCKAHNDLLQTFEAKLTAFGIPLDSLGFKPLEIPMLGQTMGQGPAGLVAAPT